From the Nocardiopsis changdeensis genome, one window contains:
- the recR gene encoding recombination mediator RecR — MYEGAVQNLIDELGRLPGVGPKSAQRIAFHLLSAEHADVKRLVGALVEVKEKVRFCSVCGNVAEEEQCRICRDPRRDPAVICVVEESKDVVAIERTREFRGRYHVLGGAISPIEGVGPDDLRIKELMKRLADGEVTELILATDPNLEGEATATYLARLVKPMGLTVTRLASGLPVGGDLEYADEVTLGRAFEGRRSLEF, encoded by the coding sequence ATGTACGAAGGCGCGGTGCAGAATCTGATCGACGAGCTCGGGCGGCTGCCCGGCGTCGGTCCGAAAAGCGCGCAGCGCATCGCCTTCCACCTGCTCTCCGCCGAGCACGCGGACGTCAAGCGCCTGGTCGGCGCGCTGGTCGAGGTCAAGGAGAAGGTGCGCTTCTGCTCCGTCTGCGGCAACGTCGCAGAAGAGGAGCAGTGCCGGATCTGCCGTGACCCCCGCCGCGACCCCGCCGTCATCTGCGTGGTCGAGGAGTCCAAGGACGTCGTCGCCATCGAGCGCACCCGCGAGTTCCGCGGCCGCTACCACGTCCTGGGCGGGGCCATCAGCCCGATCGAGGGCGTCGGCCCGGACGACCTGCGCATCAAGGAGCTCATGAAACGCCTCGCCGACGGCGAGGTCACCGAGCTGATCCTGGCGACAGACCCCAACCTCGAGGGGGAGGCGACCGCCACCTACCTCGCCCGCCTGGTCAAACCCATGGGTCTCACAGTGACCCGGTTGGCCAGCGGCCTTCCCGTCGGCGGCGATCTCGAATACGCCGACGAGGTCACTCTGGGACGCGCCTTCGAGGGGCGCCGCAGCCTGGAGTTCTAG